One Rosa chinensis cultivar Old Blush chromosome 5, RchiOBHm-V2, whole genome shotgun sequence genomic region harbors:
- the LOC112203963 gene encoding lamin-like protein: protein MHVLPLLKCHGLNGAKPTIESREPVLHRVGGGRFTWAPDINFTDWSSKEHFYVGDWLYFGFDKHIYNVLEVNRTSYENCFDKEYIYNVTRGGRDVFNLTEAKTYYFLGGRGYCYKGMKVAVFVEQTPPVLHHSPGFKSYPYSSTNFIIILTMLATWTIISY from the exons ATGCATGTGCTGCCACTTCTCAAGTGCCATGGCCTCAATGGAGCAAAGCCAACAA TTGAATCCAGAGAGCCAGTCCTTCATAGGGTTGGAGGGGGAAGGTTCACTTGGGCCCCCGATATTAACTTCACAGATTGGTCAAGTAAAGAGCATTTCTATGTAGGCGATTGGCTCT ATTTTGGGTTTGACAAACATATCTACAATGTCCTTGAGGTAAACAGGACCAGTTACGAGAATTGCTTCGACAAAGAATACATATACAATGTTACACGAGGCGGGCGTGATGTGTTCAACTTGACAGAGGCAAAGACATACTACTTTCTCGGCGGCCGAGGCTATTGCTACAAAGGGATGAAAGTTGCTGTCTTTGTTGAGCAAACCCCACCCGTACTTCACCACAGCCCTGGTTTCAAATCATATCCATATTCCAGCACCAACTTTATCATCATTCTCACTATGCTTGCCACTTGGACAATCATTTCTTATTAG